In Amycolatopsis methanolica 239, a single genomic region encodes these proteins:
- a CDS encoding ABC transporter substrate-binding protein: protein MSARKLIATLGACALLATGCGGSAPMGAAGAAAGRDEGPVKIGALHPVSGSNAVDGQQMRRGAQMAVDAINAAGGIKSLGGRKVELVTGDTQGKADIGQSEAQRLISAGAVGLVGTYQSAVSTNVAVVAERNRVPFVADVTASDAIYAHGYKYVFRVQPGSKVIATAAAQYLQQVSQQAGKPVKKVAFLHEQSDFGSGAADAFTQAARQLGIEVGPNISYDAASVSDLTAQVTQVKASGADVLAVAGYYRDSLLAAKAIASVKPDLNAVWGVSNGAFDQPKFVTDAGDLGALYFSTNYHYDATNPQTAALREQYQRTYGDPMRTGAVLSYDAVQVIAQAVEKAASTDPKLVRDAIAAAQVAPLTVGAGPIQFAPNGDNRNAMAVLMQIQDGQVKQVYPPEKAESRPEYQVTWRP, encoded by the coding sequence ATGTCCGCGCGAAAGCTCATCGCCACGCTCGGTGCGTGCGCCCTGCTCGCGACCGGTTGCGGGGGCTCGGCTCCGATGGGGGCCGCCGGCGCGGCCGCCGGACGCGACGAGGGCCCGGTGAAGATCGGCGCGTTGCACCCGGTCAGCGGGTCCAATGCGGTGGACGGGCAGCAGATGCGCCGCGGCGCCCAGATGGCGGTGGACGCCATCAACGCGGCAGGCGGCATCAAGTCCCTCGGCGGCCGCAAGGTCGAGCTGGTCACGGGGGACACCCAGGGCAAGGCCGACATCGGCCAGAGCGAGGCGCAGCGGCTGATCTCGGCCGGTGCGGTCGGCCTGGTCGGCACCTACCAGAGCGCGGTCAGCACGAACGTCGCCGTGGTGGCGGAACGCAACCGCGTCCCGTTCGTCGCGGACGTGACCGCGTCCGACGCGATCTACGCCCACGGCTACAAGTACGTGTTCCGCGTGCAGCCGGGCAGCAAGGTCATCGCGACGGCCGCCGCGCAGTACCTCCAGCAGGTGTCGCAGCAGGCGGGCAAGCCCGTCAAGAAGGTCGCGTTCCTGCACGAGCAGAGCGATTTCGGCAGCGGCGCGGCGGACGCCTTCACCCAAGCCGCCCGGCAGCTGGGCATCGAGGTCGGCCCGAACATCAGCTACGACGCGGCGAGCGTCAGCGACCTGACCGCGCAGGTCACGCAGGTCAAGGCGTCCGGCGCGGACGTGCTGGCGGTGGCGGGCTACTACCGCGACAGCCTGCTGGCCGCCAAGGCGATCGCCTCGGTCAAGCCGGATCTCAACGCGGTCTGGGGCGTGTCCAACGGCGCCTTCGACCAGCCGAAGTTCGTCACCGACGCCGGTGATCTCGGCGCGCTGTACTTCAGCACCAACTACCACTACGACGCGACCAACCCGCAGACCGCCGCGCTGCGCGAGCAGTACCAGCGCACGTACGGCGATCCGATGCGGACCGGCGCGGTGCTGTCCTACGACGCGGTCCAGGTGATCGCGCAGGCGGTCGAGAAGGCCGCCAGCACCGATCCGAAACTGGTCCGCGATGCCATCGCCGCCGCCCAGGTCGCACCCCTGACCGTGGGCGCGGGCCCGATCCAGTTCGCCCCCAACGGCGACAACCGCAACGCCATGGCGGTCCTGATGCAGATCCAGGACGGCCAGGTCAAGCAGGTCTATCCCCCGGAGAAAGCCGAATCCCGGCCCGAGTACCAGGTGACGTGGCGGCCATGA
- a CDS encoding branched-chain amino acid ABC transporter permease has translation MSTITIAGPAGAEKVKAPPLRPQNRQLAILAVLVLVAIPLPLVLPPAQGAVAVRILIFLLMAVGWNIMSGFGGMFSFGHAAYFGLGAYTSAYLLVKHNVSPWIGMVAGMAAAAAAAVLIGYFSFRYKLQGAYFALATFAFAEMLRLVVTSSAFANKAVGFTVPLIPDSSLWMLQFEADSPAYFWVALVLAGAAVAISIVFLHSRAGKYVTAIRDDELAAASLGTPVMRHKLMTVALSAAITAVAGTFYTQYYLFVNPELGFGSAVSIQAIVPVVIGGIGTIWGPVVGAIIVGSLTDVTATLLRTPPEFLGFLQGRSGLDVVLYAVLLILIVRLLPKGIVGTIAARWRR, from the coding sequence ATGAGCACCATCACCATCGCCGGGCCGGCCGGCGCCGAGAAGGTCAAGGCGCCGCCGCTGCGCCCGCAGAACCGGCAGCTCGCGATCCTCGCCGTGCTGGTGCTGGTCGCGATCCCGCTGCCGCTCGTCCTGCCGCCGGCGCAGGGCGCGGTCGCCGTGCGGATCCTGATCTTCCTGCTGATGGCCGTCGGCTGGAACATCATGAGCGGGTTCGGCGGCATGTTCAGCTTCGGGCACGCGGCCTACTTCGGGCTCGGCGCGTACACCAGCGCCTACCTGCTGGTGAAGCACAACGTGTCGCCGTGGATCGGGATGGTCGCCGGGATGGCGGCGGCCGCCGCGGCCGCCGTCCTGATCGGCTACTTCTCGTTCCGCTACAAGCTGCAGGGCGCGTACTTCGCGCTCGCCACGTTCGCCTTCGCCGAGATGCTGCGGCTGGTCGTGACCAGCAGCGCGTTCGCCAACAAGGCGGTCGGGTTCACCGTTCCGCTGATCCCGGACTCGTCGCTGTGGATGCTGCAGTTCGAGGCCGACTCGCCGGCGTACTTCTGGGTCGCGCTGGTGCTGGCCGGTGCGGCGGTCGCGATCAGCATCGTGTTCCTGCATTCCCGCGCCGGGAAGTACGTGACCGCGATCCGGGACGACGAGCTGGCCGCGGCCTCGCTCGGCACGCCGGTGATGCGGCACAAGCTGATGACGGTGGCGCTGTCCGCCGCGATCACCGCGGTCGCCGGCACTTTCTACACCCAGTACTACCTGTTCGTGAACCCGGAACTGGGCTTCGGCTCGGCGGTCTCGATCCAGGCGATCGTGCCGGTGGTGATCGGCGGCATCGGCACGATCTGGGGCCCGGTGGTCGGCGCGATCATCGTCGGTTCGCTCACCGACGTGACCGCGACGCTGCTGCGCACCCCGCCCGAGTTCCTGGGCTTCCTGCAGGGGCGCAGCGGTCTGGACGTGGTGCTGTACGCGGTGCTGCTGATCTTGATCGTGCGCCTGCTGCCGAAGGGCA
- a CDS encoding HpcH/HpaI aldolase/citrate lyase family protein yields MIPRSWLYVPGDRPDRIGKALAGPADAVILDLEDAVSAAAKDFARRTVLETLASAPAFVRINAPGTSPGEADIRALAAVEGLAGVRVPKAEDPGELRRVADRLGVPVFPVLESALGVENALVLATAHPLVAGISLGEADLMADLRVRDSGALAWPRSRVVVAARAAGLPSPVQSVWTAVRDLDGLRASTVEGRDAGFFGRSVIHPAQIPVVHEVCAPNPAETAWAREVLAAEESAWIDHNGQFVDAAIVARARWVLEIADQYVKEGKGS; encoded by the coding sequence GTGATCCCCCGCAGCTGGCTGTACGTGCCGGGCGACCGGCCGGACCGCATCGGCAAGGCACTGGCCGGGCCCGCGGACGCGGTGATCCTCGACCTGGAGGACGCGGTGTCCGCTGCTGCCAAGGACTTCGCGCGGCGGACCGTGCTGGAGACGCTGGCGTCCGCGCCGGCTTTCGTGCGAATCAACGCGCCCGGGACCTCCCCCGGTGAGGCGGACATCCGCGCGCTGGCGGCGGTCGAGGGGCTCGCCGGTGTGCGGGTGCCGAAGGCGGAGGATCCGGGCGAGCTGCGCCGGGTCGCCGACAGGCTCGGGGTGCCGGTGTTCCCCGTGCTGGAGTCGGCGCTGGGGGTGGAGAACGCGCTGGTGCTGGCGACAGCGCACCCCCTGGTGGCGGGGATTTCCCTCGGGGAGGCCGATTTGATGGCGGACCTGCGGGTGCGGGATTCCGGCGCGCTGGCGTGGCCCCGTTCGCGGGTCGTGGTGGCGGCGCGGGCGGCCGGGTTGCCAAGCCCGGTGCAGAGCGTGTGGACGGCGGTGCGTGACCTGGACGGTCTGCGCGCCTCGACGGTCGAGGGGCGGGACGCCGGGTTCTTCGGCCGGTCGGTGATCCACCCCGCGCAGATCCCGGTGGTGCACGAGGTGTGTGCCCCCAACCCGGCCGAAACGGCGTGGGCGCGCGAAGTGCTCGCCGCGGAGGAGTCGGCCTGGATCGACCACAACGGACAGTTCGTGGACGCCGCGATCGTGGCGCGCGCCCGGTGGGTGCTCGAGATCGCGGACCAGTACGTGAAGGAAGGCAAGGGTTCATGA
- a CDS encoding CaiB/BaiF CoA transferase family protein, which produces MTGALSGIRVLDTATLFAGPLAATLLGDFGAEVIKIEHPKGDPVRSHGAQRDGVGLWWKMLGRGKKAITLYLGASEGQEVFRKMVADADVVIENFRPGTLERWGLGYDELREINPGLVLARVTGFGQIGPYAKRPGFGTLAEAMSGFAAITGEPDGPPTLPPFGLADGIAALTTAYAILTALRAREQTGRGQVVDLAIIEPILTLLGPQIIAYDQLGQLQERTGNRSVNNAPRNTYRTRDGSWVAISTSAQTIAERVMRLVGRPELIDEPWFASGAERARHADLLDEAVGSWIAQRDRDEVVKAFEEAEAAVAPIYTAADVMNDPQFAALGTIATVDDDELGPVKMQNVLFRLSETPGRITSAGAPLGAHTEEVLGRYGVDVAALREKGVVK; this is translated from the coding sequence ATGACGGGCGCATTGTCCGGGATCCGGGTACTCGACACGGCCACCCTCTTCGCCGGGCCACTGGCGGCGACGCTGCTCGGCGACTTCGGCGCCGAGGTGATCAAGATCGAGCACCCGAAGGGCGATCCGGTCCGCAGCCACGGCGCCCAGCGCGACGGTGTCGGCCTGTGGTGGAAGATGCTCGGCCGCGGCAAGAAGGCCATCACCCTGTACCTCGGCGCGTCCGAGGGGCAGGAAGTGTTCCGGAAGATGGTCGCTGACGCCGACGTGGTGATCGAGAACTTCCGGCCGGGCACGCTGGAACGCTGGGGCCTGGGGTACGACGAGCTGCGCGAGATCAACCCGGGCCTGGTGCTCGCGCGCGTCACCGGGTTCGGCCAGATCGGGCCGTACGCCAAGCGGCCGGGATTCGGCACGCTGGCCGAGGCGATGAGCGGGTTCGCGGCCATCACCGGCGAGCCGGACGGCCCGCCGACGCTGCCGCCGTTCGGGCTCGCCGACGGGATCGCGGCCCTGACCACGGCCTACGCGATCTTGACCGCGCTGCGGGCGCGGGAGCAGACCGGGCGCGGACAGGTCGTCGACCTGGCGATCATCGAGCCGATCCTGACGCTGCTCGGGCCGCAGATCATCGCCTACGACCAGCTCGGGCAGCTGCAGGAGCGCACCGGGAACCGGTCGGTGAACAACGCGCCGCGCAACACCTACCGCACGCGCGACGGCAGCTGGGTGGCGATCTCCACCAGCGCGCAGACGATCGCGGAACGGGTCATGCGGCTCGTCGGGCGTCCCGAGCTGATCGACGAGCCGTGGTTCGCGTCCGGTGCGGAACGGGCGCGGCACGCCGATCTGCTCGACGAGGCGGTCGGTTCGTGGATCGCGCAGCGGGACCGCGACGAGGTGGTCAAGGCCTTCGAGGAAGCCGAGGCAGCGGTCGCGCCGATCTACACGGCAGCGGACGTGATGAACGACCCGCAGTTCGCGGCGCTCGGCACGATCGCGACGGTCGACGACGACGAGCTCGGGCCGGTGAAGATGCAGAACGTGTTGTTCCGGCTGTCCGAGACCCCGGGGCGGATCACCTCGGCCGGTGCCCCACTCGGCGCGCACACCGAGGAGGTCCTGGGCCGGTACGGGGTGGATGTGGCCGCGTTGCGGGAAAAGGGCGTCGTGAAGTGA
- a CDS encoding branched-chain amino acid ABC transporter permease yields MSETAQRAALAPEVSPPQKKDRGFLGRAGVVGGVLVVAIVVALLQSGSGLVVWQSVVTGLLTGGLYGLIAMGLTLIFGVLDIVNFAHGALLAVAMFISFGMVQATGMHPYLSLVIAIPVLFLIGAAVHRGLLSGTGGSSLENQLLITLGLSLLLENGLLMLFGAEPKTIALPSDFQFPLLGAVVAGSRLYAFLGAILLGALLYWLLRRTRLGTAIRAVAAHGPGAELVGINVRRIHTLTFAIGTACAGAAAALAGPLVTVTPTLGEQFNITAFVVVVLGGMGNVVGALVGGLLIGLVEQLTTIYLGGQSSLLGVFVVFILVLFLRPQGLFGRRSA; encoded by the coding sequence ATGAGTGAAACAGCACAGCGGGCGGCGCTCGCCCCCGAAGTCTCCCCACCCCAGAAGAAGGACCGCGGTTTCCTCGGCCGCGCCGGCGTCGTCGGCGGTGTCCTCGTCGTCGCGATCGTCGTCGCGCTGCTGCAGTCGGGCAGCGGGCTGGTGGTCTGGCAGTCGGTCGTCACCGGCCTGCTGACCGGCGGTCTGTACGGCCTGATCGCGATGGGCCTGACGCTGATCTTCGGCGTGCTGGACATCGTCAACTTCGCGCACGGCGCGTTGCTCGCGGTCGCGATGTTCATCTCCTTCGGCATGGTGCAGGCCACCGGCATGCACCCCTACCTGTCGCTGGTCATCGCCATCCCGGTGTTGTTCCTGATCGGCGCGGCCGTCCACCGTGGACTGCTGTCCGGCACCGGCGGCAGCTCGCTGGAGAACCAGCTGCTCATCACGCTGGGCCTGTCGCTGCTGCTGGAGAACGGGCTGCTGATGCTCTTCGGCGCCGAGCCCAAGACCATCGCGCTGCCCAGCGACTTCCAGTTCCCGCTGCTGGGCGCGGTCGTCGCGGGGTCGCGGCTCTACGCGTTCCTCGGCGCGATCCTGCTCGGCGCGCTGCTGTACTGGCTGCTGCGCCGCACCCGGCTGGGCACCGCGATCCGCGCGGTCGCCGCGCACGGGCCGGGTGCGGAACTGGTCGGCATCAACGTCCGCCGGATCCACACGCTCACCTTCGCGATCGGCACGGCGTGCGCCGGTGCGGCCGCCGCGCTGGCCGGACCGCTGGTCACCGTGACCCCGACACTCGGCGAGCAGTTCAACATCACCGCGTTCGTCGTGGTGGTGCTCGGCGGGATGGGCAACGTCGTCGGCGCGCTCGTCGGCGGCCTGCTGATCGGGCTGGTCGAGCAGCTCACCACGATCTACCTCGGCGGGCAGTCCTCGCTGCTGGGCGTGTTCGTGGTGTTCATCCTCGTGCTCTTCCTGCGCCCGCAGGGCCTGTTCGGAAGGAGGAGCGCATGA
- a CDS encoding cyclase family protein — protein MTQDALLAAVSGGVRLIELGQPFFTGMPTSPNHPGFRMTLIRRHGDMQRADGGSAANEIIVTGGHVGTHIDALSHVSHCGKLHGDVDAAEAQQGGVFKTHGAENLPGLLRRAVLLDVAAVHGVPVLEPGYGVTAEDLEAAAKLAGAEPGPGDVALIRTGWARNFSDPVAYMGKESGVPGADVSAASWLASRGIVATGADTTAYEQIPAGAGHAVLPVHRVLLVESGIFIMEHLNLEAIAESGVREFVFMLAPLRIVGGTGSPIRPLAAVAA, from the coding sequence ATGACACAGGATGCGTTGCTGGCGGCGGTGTCCGGCGGGGTGCGGTTGATCGAGCTGGGTCAGCCGTTCTTCACCGGCATGCCGACCTCGCCGAACCATCCCGGGTTCCGGATGACGCTGATCCGCAGGCACGGGGACATGCAGCGGGCGGACGGCGGTTCGGCGGCCAACGAGATCATCGTGACCGGCGGGCACGTCGGCACGCACATCGACGCGTTGTCGCACGTGAGTCATTGCGGGAAGCTGCACGGCGACGTGGACGCGGCGGAGGCCCAGCAGGGCGGCGTGTTCAAGACCCACGGCGCGGAAAACCTGCCCGGCCTGCTGCGGCGCGCGGTGCTGCTGGACGTCGCGGCGGTGCACGGCGTGCCGGTGCTGGAGCCGGGCTACGGCGTGACGGCGGAGGACCTGGAGGCAGCGGCGAAGCTGGCCGGCGCCGAGCCGGGCCCCGGTGACGTGGCGCTGATCCGGACGGGCTGGGCGCGGAACTTCTCGGACCCGGTGGCGTACATGGGCAAGGAGTCGGGCGTGCCAGGCGCGGACGTGTCGGCAGCGTCGTGGCTGGCCTCGCGCGGAATCGTCGCGACCGGCGCGGACACGACGGCGTACGAGCAAATCCCAGCCGGCGCGGGGCACGCGGTGCTGCCGGTGCACCGGGTGCTGCTGGTCGAGTCGGGGATCTTCATCATGGAGCACCTGAACCTGGAGGCGATCGCCGAGTCGGGCGTGCGGGAGTTCGTCTTCATGCTCGCGCCGTTGCGCATCGTCGGCGGAACGGGCTCGCCGATCCGCCCCCTCGCGGCGGTGGCGGCATGA